The Cetobacterium sp. 8H DNA window TAATACTCTAGTTGATGGTCTATTAATTCCCTCATCTATCACATATATTCTATTATTTTTTACTGCATCTATATCTTGCCACTCCACTCTTGTTTTTATGTCTTCAACCAATTCTTTTTTATCTTCTCCAATAAATATTACCTCTGGATTCTTTTCTATTAATTTTTCTAAAGATGGTGTTATCCACCCTACCTCTTCAGAAAAAATATTTTTTCCACCTGCAACTTCTATCATACTGTTTATAAATGTTTTTCCACCTGTTGTATATATTGGTTCTGGCATTATTTCAAAATATACTCTTTTTCTATTTTGAATTTTTGAAGTCATACTTTTTATTAAATTTAACTTTTCAGTATATCTTTTTTTTAAAACTGCTGCTTTTTCTGGCTCATTTAATAACTTTCCCATCTGGTCTATCGAATTATTAACATCCTCTAAATTTATAGATGTACTTACTACAAAAATAGGTACTTCTAACTCTTCAAATATTTTTAAACTGTCCGCTCCTTTAGATAGATTATGAGAAGATGTAATCACTAAATCTGGAGCTAATTCAATTATTTTTTCTTCATTTAAAGTATTTGTATTTAAAACTCCTAAACCTTTTAATTCTTTTGATATCTTCTCTGAGTAGATATCTACCCCTACTATTTTATTAATCAGACCCATATCTATTATCAACTCTGTATTTGATGGGACTGTAGATACTATTCTTTCTACTTTTAATGGAATTTCTACTTCTCTTCCTAAGCCATCAAGCACAGTTTGTGAAAAAACTAAACTGAATAAACAAAAAAATAAACTTAATATTTTATACACTTTAACCCCCATTTTTTTAAACTTTTTATATTATTATAACATAATATGCCAAAAATATATCTGTACAAAAATAAAGAAGAGGATATCAATTTTCTGATATCCTCCTAATTTTTTTAATTAAAAATTATATTTAAATCCTGCATAGTAATTTCTCTCTGCAGCTGGATAATAACTATTTCCTTTTACTCCATATCCAACATATTCATAATATTTTTCATTAAATAGATTATTAATTCCACCGTTTATTACTAATCCATTTCCAAAATTATAGTTTAAAGATATTCCACTTAAAATATAATCATCAACTTTTTCACCTTTATTTTCCTCATCACTGTTAGCATACATTTTACCATAATATTCCCAAGAGTTATTGAATGTCAATTTATCTGTCATTCTATAGTTCAAGTTTAATACCGCTTTAACTTTAGGCACTCCCGGAATCTCTTTCCCCTCTTTAAATTCTGTTTCCATATATGTTAATGATTCAGAAATTGTCAGCTTATCAAAATAATGCTCTAAAGATATTTCAGCACCTTTTCTTTTAGTTGTCCCATCATAATTTCTATTTTTCTTGTCTCCTGAATCAGTTAATCCGTAGAAAATTTCATTCTCTGTTTCTATATAAAAAATTGACCCCGATGCATATGTATTTCCTATAAAATCTTTTATACCTAATTCATAAGTTTCTGAAGTTTGTGATTTAAAATCATTGTTTGAATCCCAAAAAGCTAACTCATCTGTATTTGGAGTTCTAAATCCTTTAGTGTAACTTAGATATGTTGATCCACTCTCAGAGTATAGATAACTTGCTGTTAATTCTAATGCATCCTCTTTAAATTTTTTATTTCCACCAATTTTACTATCTTTGTATTCTACATTTTGTCTTCTATATCCTTGAGTTAATTTCAAATTATCTTTTTTGTAACTATTTATTAAGTATCCACCCAATGAGTTTTTATCTAATTTACTTCCTTTTCTTATTTCTGTTTCACCGTCGTAATAATCTGTTCCTAAAACTAGATAGCTTTCATCTGTATATTTATACTTCATCTGAGGTTTTACATAACCTATCTTTGTTTTATAATCTCTAGTTTTTGAATAATAATTTTCATCTGTATATGTACCTAGCAGTTTGAACTCTAAGTCTGAATTTATATTATAAACATAATCTCCCGAAAAATTATTCTTTTCAGTTCTTCCATCAACTCTCCATACCGTTGAGTTAGATTGCTCTCTATCTTGATTTACTTCCTCTTTAGTTAAAGCTCCTGCAGATCTAAAATCTGTTTTTGAATAGTTATATTTTAAACCTAAATATCCTTTTTCTAAGTTGTATTTTGTTCTAAGACCAAAACTTTCTAAATTATCCTTTTGATAGTCTCTATAGGCATCTTTTTTTCTATCTAAATAATCAATTTCAACTAAAAGTTTTTCACCTATTTTAGTTCCATATCCTATCTCTTTTTTAAACATTCCATAAGATCCTACTTCTAATCCTACATTTCCATAATTAGCCTTATTCAGTGGTGCTTTTGTTACTATATTTATAGTTCCACCTATTGCTCCATCACCATATAAAACTGAACCTCCAGACGGAATCACCTCTATTCTTTCTATTGTATCCACTGGTATTTGGCTCGTCTTATATCCTGACATATCTATTGAATTTAATGGTGCTCCATCCAGTAAAACAATTACATTTGATTTAGATGTCGCTCCTTGCCCTCTTATGTCAAACTGGGCATCTGCTCCACCCATATCTCTTACTGTAACGCTAGAAACTAACTTCAGTGCTTCAGCTACCGTTTGAGCTCCTCTTTGAACGATCTCTTCTCCTGTTAGAACTGTTATGTTTTTAGGAATATCCGCTATTGTTGCCTCTGAATTCTCACTTGTTACAACACTTTCCTCTAATCTTATTACTTTTTCTTCTGCTGATGCAATAGTAGCTGCTAAAAATAGCCCCACCATTAAAAATCTTTTGTTCATTAATCCTCCCATTTCTGTCTCTCGCAGTTTTGTTTTTATGGCAGGTATCCTGACTCAACTTCATCCTCTAATATCCCTTCCCAAGTTTCCTCAGTGGTTTTGATATTATCGTCCATTTTACAGTGGCGTGACCGTTTAAGATTTTCACTTAATTCCCTTTTTATTGAAATTTCCAAACCATAACGACTAATTATACTACAAAACATACTTTTTTAAAAGTTATATATAGCTAGTTAGTATATTTTATTTTAATTAATATTGTTATTATGATTTTTATAAAGTATAATAAAATCATTCTTAAATCTAAAAGGAGATGTTATGGGAAACTATTTTTATGTTTTTGAAACTAGGTTTGGTCTGTTAAAAATTGAAAGTAATGATGAATATGTTACGGCTATTGAATTTAATAATCCAATATCAAATAATCAATATCAACTGAATGATACTATAAAATCTGCTTTTCTTGAATTGAATGAATTCTTTGAAGGCAAAAGAAAATCTTTCTCATTTCCTATAAAATTAAACGGTACAGAGTTTCAAAAAAGTGTATGGAATGAGCTTATGAAAATTCCTTATGGCGAAACTAGAACTTACAAAGAAATAGCTATAAGCATTGGAAATCCAAAAGCTTGTAGAGCTGTTGGCTTAGCAAATAATAAAAATCCACTTCCTATAGTTGTTCCTTGCCATAGAGTTATAGGTTCTAAAGGAGCTCTTACAGGCTACGCTTATGGTTTAAATATGAAAGAAACTCTTTTAAAATTAGAAAAAGGTATGAAATAAATCATACCTTTTTCTAATTATGCTTCCATGAATTTTTTTACTAATATTTTATCCATCACATATGACGTTGTTAAATTTGCAATAAAGCCTGGTAACAATTCATACATATATGCATCTAACCCTAATATTTTCCAGAATAAAAACACCAATGTCCCCACTACTATTCCTGATAAAATACTTTTTGCTTGAATATTTTTTACATATAAAACCAATATTATTGCTGGACCAAATATTGTTCCAAAACCACCCCACGCATAGGCTACTAATGAAAGTATTTTTGAATTTTGATTTAAAGCAAACAGAAGTGCTAAAAATGCTATTACTATAATACAAGCTCTTCCTACCCACATAATCTCTTTGTCGGTAGCATCCTTTTTTATATATCTATAAAAATCCTCTGTTAAAGTTGTTGATGAAACCAGAAGCTGAGAATCTATTGTTGACATAATTGCCGATAAAATAGCCGCTAACATAATCCCAACGATCCATGGATTGAATAATCTTTTAATCATGAATATAAATATTTTTTCTGCATCTCCCCCTAGAGATGAAATATTGCTAAATATTGGGATTCCTAAAAGCCCTATTGAAATAGCTCCTATCAGAGAAATAATTACCCAAACCATAGCAATTCTTCTAGATTTTTTAAGCTCTTTCACATCTTTTATACTCATAAATCTAACTAAAATATGTGGTTGCCCAAAATATCCAAGTCCCCAAGCTAGAGATGATAAAATACTTAAAATTCCTATTTTTTCATTTCCTGATTTAAAGATACTCAATGAAATCTCCTTTAACTCTATAGCATTTCTCACATTTTCAACACTTCCAATTTCTAAAAAAGCCATTACTGGAACCGCTATTATCGCTACAAACATTAATGCTCCTTGAAAAAAGTCTGTCCAACAAGAAGCTAAATAACCACCTAAAAAAGTATATACAACAATTGTTAGAGCGCCAATAATCACTGCAACTTTATATTCTATTCCTAAAATTGTTTCAAAAAGTTTTCCTGCTGCAACAAGACCTGAAGATGAATAAATTGTGAAGAAAAATAGTGTTCCAAAAGCTAAAAAGTTTCTAATTAGTCCACTTTTATCATTTAATTTTTTTTCTAAAAATGTTGGTAATGTAAGTGCATCCTCAACCTCTGTCTCCACTCTCAATTTTGGAGCTATATATTTCCAATTTAAATACGTCCCTGTAGTTAAACCAATCACTACCCAAATCTGGCTAAACCCTGATAAATAGACAGCTCCAGGTAATCCCATCAATAGCCACCCACTCATGTCACTAGCTTGAGCTGAAAGTGCTGTAACCCAGCTTCCCACACCCCTTCCACCTATCAAATACTCTTCCGAATTAGTTGTTTTTCCATAAAAATAAACCCCTACACCTATTAAAAATACCAAATAAGCTCCAAAAGTTATAAAAGTTTCTAATCCTATCATTTTCGACTCCTCCCTTTTTTTATTAAATAAAAAAGACCACCTAAGTACAATTGTACCTAGGTGGTCTCATTTAAAAGAATTCTATATAAAATTTCTTTCAAATTATCTCCCTTAGATACAGATCCAAATTTGTAACACAAAATGGATCTGTACCTAAACATTTACTAATGTTTAAAACACAAATCCCTATCTAGGGGGGATGGGTTGTCTATTTACATTATTTGAAATAACTTGATCTTTTTTCATAGAACTCTCCTTTATTTTTTATTTCTGTTATAATAACATACTAATGTTTCAAAGTCAATTTTAAATAATTTTTAATTGAATAGTGGTTTTACAACTTCTATCCAAGCTTTTATTCTATCTGGTGTTTCATTGTCTTGATTGCTTTCATCTAAAGCTAATCCTACAAATTTATCATCAATTACAGATTCAGTCTCTTCATACTTATATCCTTCAGTTGAAGTAAATCCTACTACTTTAGCTCCTCTTTCTGTCACTGCATCATATAACTTTCTCATAGCACCAACATATGATTCACCGAAAGCAAATTGGTTACCAACACCTACTATTCCAACTACTTTACCAGTAAAATCTAGTCCTTTAAATTCATCAAATACATTTTCCCAATCTTTTTGTAATTCTCCTACACCATAAGTTGGAGAAACTAGAATCAGATTTTCTAAATCTTTCATTTCAGATATACCTTCCGCTACATCGTATACTTGACTATCTTCTCCTCTTAAATAAAACTCTATTTCATCAACGATTCCCGCTGTTATTCCTGACGTTGTTCCGTAAAATATTCCTATTTTTTTCATAATTAATTTCCGCCTCCATTTTTTAAATCACATATATCCTTAATAACTTCACTAGCTATTATTAGTCCTGCAACTGAAGGAACAAAAGATATACTTCCTACATTATTCTGTTTCTCTCTATTATTTTCTGATTTTTTTGGTTTAATAGGTAACTCTCTTGAATAAATAACTTTCAATTTATTTATTCTTCTTTTTTTCAACTCTTGTCTCATTACCTTAGCTAAAGGACAAACCGATGTTTTAGTTATATCCGCTATTTCTAGCATTGCAGGATTTATTTTATTTCCTGTTCCCATCGATGAAATTATTGGTATTTTTAACTCTTTGGCTATTGAAATTAAATCCAACTTAGCCGTGACTATATCTATTGCGTCCACTATATAATCATACTTTTTCTCTAAAGAGAAAAACATCTCTTTTTTATCTAGGAAAAATTTTTCCTTATATGCATTTATTTTTAAATTAGGATTTATTGATAAAGCTCTTTCTTTAATAACTTCAACTTTATCCTTTCCTATAGTGTTTTGAGTAGCAATTATTTGTCTATTCAAATTAGTTATATCTACAGTGTCAAAATCTACAACTGTCAACTCCCCAACTCCTGCTCTTACTAAAGCTTCTACTGCAAATCCGCCCACTCCACCTACTCCAAATACTATTACATGAGACTTCTTCAACTTTATTAAGTTTTCCTCTCCAATTAATAGTTCTGTTCTTTGAAAAATCATTATATCAACCTCATTATATTCTTTACTAACTACATAAAGATTATATACTAATAAACTATAAATTACAAGTTTTTTTAACTCTTTCTACCTCTTCTTTTAATAAAAAAAGCAACTAGAATCTTTTAAATTCTAGTTGCTTTTTATCATACCTTTTTTATAACATTCTAAAAGTTTTTTTAACTCTTTAACTTGGCTTTCTAACTCTTTGCCAATGTCTGTATCTCTAACTTTTAATTTGATCTCTCTATAATCAACTATTTCATTTGTTGATTTTATATCTAAGCATTTTTCAATAGTATTCTTTAAGTTTTCAAATGGCTCATGACAAACCAATCTTTTTCCACGAGAGTTAAAAATCAGAGTGTATCCTGCGATTCCTGTTGTATCTTGATATGCTCTAGAGAATCCTCCATCTATTAAAAGAAGTTTCCCCTCTCCTTTTATTGGACTTTCACCTTTTTTTACCTTTACAGGTACATGACCATTAATTATATGTGCATATCTATCTTTTATTCCAAATTCATTTAAAATTCTATTAGCTGCCTCTTTAGTATTTGAGAAATTATAATAGTAATCATATTTTTCCTCGTGAGTTTTTTTATCCTCTAAAAAATATCTCTCAAAGGTTTTCATTTTATCTTTTCCAAATAGAGAAGAATCTTTTCCACACCACAAATACCATATGAAATCTCTAGCTTGGATATTTTTATCATCGTAATATCCCTCTCTGCATAACTGATCACACTTTTCTAACAACCTTTTACCTGAATATTTTTTCCCAAAAATATCGACTTCTCTAAATCCACCTTTTTCATCTAATGGAATGCATCCATGAAATAATAAGTTTGAATTTCTTTTTAAATATACACTTCCTTTTTCTAAAAGAAACTTTATATGTTCTTGAAGCTTTTCACTGTTTCTAAAACTTCTCACGAGTCCATCTAAAATCTCTTTTTCTTTAAAAGTTAGTTCATATGGCTCTTCTTCTGATACTGTCGGAAAATAATTATCTAATAATGGATAATTTTCACCTTTTAACTCCACTCTATTATTTTTTAAGTCTAGTTTATTTAAAATTAATCTATCATCCATTTTAAACGTTGGATTTCTTTTTATAATCTCTCCCTCTAATTTAAACTGTATTATAGATATCGTTTTATGCATTTTAGAAACAAGTTCTAAATCTTTTTCATCAATTTTATTTTTAAGTTTTGGTTTAAATCTTTTACACTCATCTTGTCCGTATAGTTCCATAGCTAACGTTGCCAAAGGTAAAAGGTTTATTCCATAACCATCTTCCAAAATTTCTTTATTAGAATATCTCAAGCATATTCTAATAGCATTTGCTATACAAGCCTTTTGTCCACATGCGGCTCCTACCCATAGAATGTCATGATTCCCCCACTGAATATCAACATTATGATACCCCATCAATCTATCCATTATTTTATGAGGGTAAGGACCCCTATCATATATATCTCCTACAATATGTAGATTATCTATAACTAATCTCTGTATTAAGTTAGAAACGTTTATTATAAACTCTTTTCCTCTATTAATTTCAATTATTGTATTAATAATTCCTTCAACATAATCTTTTTTATTTTTCTCTTCTCCTCTTTCATATAAAAGCTCTTGAATAATGTATGAAAAATCCTTTGTCATAGCTTTTAAAACTTTAGATCTTGTATACTTAGAAGATACTAATTGTAAAACTTTTAAGATTCTGTTTATTGTTTTCTTATACCACAGCTCCATATTTTCTTCTAAAGTTTCAATTATTTCAATCTTTTCTTTAGGATAGTATATAACTGTTGCCAATTGATTCTTTTCTTTTTCGAGTAAACTCTCTCCAAAAATAATCTCAATTTTTTCCTTTATCACTCCTGAACAATTTTTTAAAACATGATTAAAAGCTTCATACTCCCCATGAATGTCACTAATAAAATGTTCAGTTCCTTTAGGTAGTGATAAAATTGCCTCTAAATTTATTATCTCTGTTGCAGTTTCACCTATGCTTGGAAAATTTTTAGAAAGAAGTTTTAAATATTTTAAATCTTCTTCTTTAATATTCATTTAGATTCCTCTCTTCTTTAGTATTGCACTTTGTGCTGAAGCTACAATTGCTGTAGGCACTCTAAATGGTGAACAACTTACATAGTTAAATCCTAATTCATTGAAGTACTCTATACTCTTAGGGTCTCCACCGTGCTCTCCACAAACTCCTATTTTTATATTTGGTTTTACTGATTTTCCTAACTCTTTTGCTAAAACTATCAATTTCCCAACTCCACGAGTATCAATTGAATGGAACGGATCTCTTTTCATTATATTCTTTGCTTTATAGTGATCAATAAACTTTATTGAGTCATCTCTTGAAATTCCATAAGTCGTTTGAGTCAAATCATTTGTTCCGAAAGAGAAGAAAGCACTTTCTTCAGCAATCTCATTAGCAATCAGACAAGCTCTCGGAAGCTCCATCATCGTTCCTAATTTATATTCTACACTATCATCATATCTATCAAAAACAGTTTGAATAGTCTCTAATATTTTTTCTTTTATATATTTAAACTCACTGATTCCACCAATAAAAGGAATCATAATCTCTATTTCACACTCTATTCCTTCTTGTTTAGATTCAATTGCAGATTCAATTATTGCTCTTGCTTGCATCTCGTATATCTCTGGGAATGTTATTGCCAATCTACACCCTCTATGTCCTAGCATTGGGTTTTCTTCTTTTAGCTCTTTTATTCTATCTGATATCTCTTTAGGACATCTATTTAAAAGTGTAGCTAATTTTTCTACATCCTTTTCTGTTTTAGGTAAAAACTCATGGAATGGAGGATCTAATAGTCTTATATTCATAGGAAGTCCACCCATTTTTAAAAGCATACTTTTAAAATCTATCTTTTGAAGCTCTAACAATTTCGTTAATGCTAAGTCTCTTTCCTCTTTTGTAGATGCTATTATCATTTCTCTTACATTCCAGATTTTTTCATCTTCAAAGAACATGTGCTCTGTTCTACAAAGACCTACACCTTCAGCTCCAAAATTTCTTCCTACTACCACATCTTTTGGAGTATCTGCATTCATTCTAACCTCTAGTGTTTTAAACTCCTTACACCACTCTAAGAACTCTTTTAAATCTCCATTTATTTCTCCAGATTTTAATTTTATTGCATCTTTATAAATTTCTCCATTATATCCATTGATAGAGATGATATCCCCTTCTTTTATAACTTCTCCATTTATTGTAAAGAACTCTTCACTTTTATCTATTTTTATCTCTTCACAACCAGTTATACAACACTTACCCATACCTCTAGCTACTACTGCTCCGTGAGATGTTGCTCCTCCCTTAACAGTAACAATTCCTTTAGCTAAACTCATACCTTTGATATCTTCCGGCGAAGTCTCCACTCTTACTAAAATTACAGATTCTCCCTCTTTTATTTTTTCTGAGGAAAGAACTACTTTTCCTACTGCTACTCCCGCTGAACCTGGTAGTCCTTTCCCTAGTAACTTTTTTCCTGCAATATCACTCTCCTCAAATGTTCCATTAAAAATTTGAGGTAAAAGTTCTGTATCCACCATCAATATTGCATCTTCTTTTGAAATTAACCCTTCATTTACCATATCTATAGCTATCTTTACAGATGCATGAGGACTTCTTTTTCCATTTCTAGTTTGAAGTATGAATAACTTTCCATCTTCTATTGTAAACTCTATATCTTGCATATCTCCATAGTGTTTTTCTAAAACATTTGCAATTCTTACAAATTCATCATATATATTAGGAAGTTGCTCTTTCATTGACATAAGAGGCTCAGGAGTTCTGATTCCTGCTACGATATCTTCTCCTTGAGCTTCTAATAAATATTCACCGAATATAATATTTTCACCTGTAGATGGATTTCTTGTAAAGGCAACTCCAGTTCCTGAAAGTTCGTTGAAGTTTCCAAAAACCATCTCTTGTACAACTACTCCTGTTCCCATCTCTTCACTTATTCCGTGTATCTGTCTATATATTTTTGCTCTTTCATTGTTCCATGATCTAAAAATTGACTCTATTGCCATAACAACTTGTTTTTCTGGATCATTTGGAAAATCTTCTCCTGTTTCAATTTTATATAAATTTTTATAACATTCTATAATCTCTTTATAAGATCTATCTTTCATCTCATTTTTTAAAGAGTAAAACTTTTCTTTTTCTACTTCTTTTACAATTTCAGAAAACATCTCTATAAATCTAATATATATCTCATAAGCAAATTTTTCGTTACCAATCTTTTTTATTAAATTTTCTACAGTTGCATCATTTAATCCAAGATTTAAAATTGTATCCATCATTCCTGGCATAGATACTGGGGCTCCTGACCTTACTGAAACCAATAAAGGATTTTCACCAGCAAAAGTTTTTCCAGTTTGATTTTCAAGATTTTTTATTCCTTCAGATATCTCTTTTAACATTTCATCAGTTAATATATTTTCATTTTTGAAATAATTTTTACAAGCTGTTGTTGTTGCTATAAGTCCATTTGGAATTGGCAATCCTATTCTTTGCATCTCAACAAGATTAGCACCTTTTCCTCCTAAAACCATTTTATTTAAACCATAACTTTCATTGAATAAATATACATTTTTCATTTTTTACCCCTGCTTTCTTAATCTTTTTTATCTTTATTTTTATTCTCTAAAATTTCAAGTAGCAATTTACTAACGTTCGTCTTAGTAAATCTCCCAACTACTTTATTAACCTCTTTACCGTTTCTCTCCATAACTCTTACAACAGGAACTGAATCTATTTCATGTTCAATAATCTTTTTAACACACTCTTCTATTGTTTCATCCTCTGTCGAAAAAACTATATTTGGCATTCTTGTCATTATTAAGTTTATCGGTATTTGTTCAATATCTCTTTTTCCGATCGCTATTCTAAGAAGATCTTTTCTAGAAACTATTCCTGATAGATTTCCATCTTTTGTTATAAAAATTGTTCCAATGTCTTTTTCAAACATAAGTAAAACTGTTTTATAAACTGAATAACTTTCATCTATTGTTATAGGTACCCCCATTATATGTTTAACCAACGTCTTATTAGTTGTTTCTACAAAAGCTTCATTATATGTGTATCCTACCTTTTGTTTTGATTTTATAAGAGACATCTTTTTTAATATAGAAAAATCTGTTCTTAGCGCTGATCTTGTTATATATATCATTTTTGCTATGTCATCACCTTTTATCGGTCCATGCTTTTTTATTATTTCAACTATTTCTTTCTGCCTATCTGTTAATCTCATATTAACTCCTTTTTAAGTGGTGTACACTTTAAATATGTATTGCATTCATTTTTATTAAACAAATAATAGCATCTAAGATATCAAATTGCAACAATTATATAAAATGTACATTATATTTTTTAAATAAGACTTTACACAAACAATGTTTAAATCCTTTGGTATGGCTTTTTTTTTACTTTTTATGTATAATATTTCTTAGGTGATTAATTATGTTAAAAGAAAAAATTATAAAAGAATTAAATAACTTTAAAAATGAAAATAGATTTAGAATTTTAAAAACCATCAACAGTAATTCAATCAATCTATCGTCTAACGATTATATTGGATTGGGTAATGATTCTGATCTTATTCAAGATTTCTATAAAAATTATACACATTTACCTCTTAGTTCTAGTTCTTCTAGACTTATAAGCGGGACTTACCCACTTATTGATAAATTAGAACGTAACCTTGAAAATATCTATAAAAAACCCGCTCTTTTTTTTAATAGCGGCTTTGACTGTAATTGCTGTGTCATTGAGACATTTTGTGATAGTAATACCCTTGTTATCAGTGATAAATTAAATCATGCTAGCATACATGATGGGATAATACATAGTGGTGCTACCCTTTTAAGATATAGACATCTTGACTTAGAACACCTGCGTAAGATTTTAAAAAATAATTCAAACAAATATGAGACAATTTTAGTTATTTCTGAAACAATCTACAGTATGGATGGGGATTGTGTTGATTTAAAAAAACTTATCGATCTAAAAAAAGAATTTAATTTTTTACTTATGATTGATGAGGCACACTCTTTTGCGGTACATTCTTTTGGTATGTGCTATGAAATGGATTGTTTAGAGTTTGTGGATTTCCTTACTATTCCTCTTGGAAAAGGTGGTGGATCAACAGGTTCTTACTTAATTTGTGATCAAATATATAAAGACTATATAATCAACAAAGGAAGAAAATTTATATATACGACAGCCTTACCACCTGTTAATATAGCTTGGAATCTTTTTATTCTTGAAAAAATGGAAAGTTTTTCTGATAAAAGGCTCAAACTTAAAGAACTTACTACTGTTTCTCATAAACTAATAAAAAAATATAATATGGAAACTTTATCTACAACTCATATTATTTCTATAATAATTGGGAATAATTCTAAACTTGATCATATTGTAGAATATTTAAGTTCTAAAAATTATTTTATATATGGTGTTAAAGAACCTACTGTTCCTAAAGGAACGTCTCGAATACGAATCGGTCTTTCACCAAATCTTT harbors:
- the ppdK gene encoding pyruvate, phosphate dikinase: MKNVYLFNESYGLNKMVLGGKGANLVEMQRIGLPIPNGLIATTTACKNYFKNENILTDEMLKEISEGIKNLENQTGKTFAGENPLLVSVRSGAPVSMPGMMDTILNLGLNDATVENLIKKIGNEKFAYEIYIRFIEMFSEIVKEVEKEKFYSLKNEMKDRSYKEIIECYKNLYKIETGEDFPNDPEKQVVMAIESIFRSWNNERAKIYRQIHGISEEMGTGVVVQEMVFGNFNELSGTGVAFTRNPSTGENIIFGEYLLEAQGEDIVAGIRTPEPLMSMKEQLPNIYDEFVRIANVLEKHYGDMQDIEFTIEDGKLFILQTRNGKRSPHASVKIAIDMVNEGLISKEDAILMVDTELLPQIFNGTFEESDIAGKKLLGKGLPGSAGVAVGKVVLSSEKIKEGESVILVRVETSPEDIKGMSLAKGIVTVKGGATSHGAVVARGMGKCCITGCEEIKIDKSEEFFTINGEVIKEGDIISINGYNGEIYKDAIKLKSGEINGDLKEFLEWCKEFKTLEVRMNADTPKDVVVGRNFGAEGVGLCRTEHMFFEDEKIWNVREMIIASTKEERDLALTKLLELQKIDFKSMLLKMGGLPMNIRLLDPPFHEFLPKTEKDVEKLATLLNRCPKEISDRIKELKEENPMLGHRGCRLAITFPEIYEMQARAIIESAIESKQEGIECEIEIMIPFIGGISEFKYIKEKILETIQTVFDRYDDSVEYKLGTMMELPRACLIANEIAEESAFFSFGTNDLTQTTYGISRDDSIKFIDHYKAKNIMKRDPFHSIDTRGVGKLIVLAKELGKSVKPNIKIGVCGEHGGDPKSIEYFNELGFNYVSCSPFRVPTAIVASAQSAILKKRGI
- a CDS encoding aminotransferase class I/II-fold pyridoxal phosphate-dependent enzyme produces the protein MLKEKIIKELNNFKNENRFRILKTINSNSINLSSNDYIGLGNDSDLIQDFYKNYTHLPLSSSSSRLISGTYPLIDKLERNLENIYKKPALFFNSGFDCNCCVIETFCDSNTLVISDKLNHASIHDGIIHSGATLLRYRHLDLEHLRKILKNNSNKYETILVISETIYSMDGDCVDLKKLIDLKKEFNFLLMIDEAHSFAVHSFGMCYEMDCLEFVDFLTIPLGKGGGSTGSYLICDQIYKDYIINKGRKFIYTTALPPVNIAWNLFILEKMESFSDKRLKLKELTTVSHKLIKKYNMETLSTTHIISIIIGNNSKLDHIVEYLSSKNYFIYGVKEPTVPKGTSRIRIGLSPNLSVENITTFFEELNYAINNVF
- a CDS encoding fructose-1,6-bisphosphatase, giving the protein MNIKEEDLKYLKLLSKNFPSIGETATEIINLEAILSLPKGTEHFISDIHGEYEAFNHVLKNCSGVIKEKIEIIFGESLLEKEKNQLATVIYYPKEKIEIIETLEENMELWYKKTINRILKVLQLVSSKYTRSKVLKAMTKDFSYIIQELLYERGEEKNKKDYVEGIINTIIEINRGKEFIINVSNLIQRLVIDNLHIVGDIYDRGPYPHKIMDRLMGYHNVDIQWGNHDILWVGAACGQKACIANAIRICLRYSNKEILEDGYGINLLPLATLAMELYGQDECKRFKPKLKNKIDEKDLELVSKMHKTISIIQFKLEGEIIKRNPTFKMDDRLILNKLDLKNNRVELKGENYPLLDNYFPTVSEEEPYELTFKEKEILDGLVRSFRNSEKLQEHIKFLLEKGSVYLKRNSNLLFHGCIPLDEKGGFREVDIFGKKYSGKRLLEKCDQLCREGYYDDKNIQARDFIWYLWCGKDSSLFGKDKMKTFERYFLEDKKTHEEKYDYYYNFSNTKEAANRILNEFGIKDRYAHIINGHVPVKVKKGESPIKGEGKLLLIDGGFSRAYQDTTGIAGYTLIFNSRGKRLVCHEPFENLKNTIEKCLDIKSTNEIVDYREIKLKVRDTDIGKELESQVKELKKLLECYKKGMIKSN
- a CDS encoding CBS domain-containing protein — translated: MRLTDRQKEIVEIIKKHGPIKGDDIAKMIYITRSALRTDFSILKKMSLIKSKQKVGYTYNEAFVETTNKTLVKHIMGVPITIDESYSVYKTVLLMFEKDIGTIFITKDGNLSGIVSRKDLLRIAIGKRDIEQIPINLIMTRMPNIVFSTEDETIEECVKKIIEHEIDSVPVVRVMERNGKEVNKVVGRFTKTNVSKLLLEILENKNKDKKD